The Verrucomicrobium spinosum DSM 4136 = JCM 18804 DNA segment TATTGTATTTATGGTAAACAGGGTTATTATTGCACCATCTCCATACGGTTATGGTCTCCAAGCCTGCACTCCCAATCTCCAGCCTCCGCCGCGTCACTTCGTGGTGGCCGATTGCGCTGCTCATGGTCTTCCTGCCGTCCGCATTCCAGTCCACATGGGCGCGGGAGTACTTGGAATACAATGGGCGGCTCGCCTTTGCACCTGCGTCCGTACCCAAGGCCGTCCACCACGCCGTAGCTGCTGCCAACTCTCTCCAGCGCAAACCGTATCGGTACGGGGGAGGACACCGGGTGCTGCATGATCGCGGCTACGACTGCTCGGGCACGGTTTCCTATGTGCTCTACCACGCGGGATTGTTGCGGGGTCCCCTGGCCTCCACCCAGTTTCGCAACTACGGGGCCCCCGGTCCCGGCCGCTACATCACCCTCTTCGTGAAGGATGGCCACGTGTTCATGTCCGTCTGCGGTCTGCGTCTGGACACGAGCGACTTTGGGGCCGGACGAGGCGACGGCCCGCGCTGGCGCCCCACGGCACGTTCTTTCAAGGGATATCAATTGCGGCATCCACCGGGCCTGTAATCTCCGCCTGGCCGTGTTCAAAAAACGGCCCGCCCCGTTCTGGGCGAGCCGCACAGTAGGGTGGAAGGAGGGCAATCTTACTTCAACCCGGCCTTGGCCTGAGCCTGACTTTCCGGGGAAAGCTTGCTGAGAGGGTAGTTGTACACCTGCCCGTTGGCCATGCGGAGCACGACGTTCTCGCCGTCCAGCTTGAGCATGGTCGCTTGAATGATCCGGCCTTCGGTATTGGTCCAGTTTTGGATCGCCGCAGGTGGAGGCATGGCTGCCGCCGTCGAAGGTGCGGCAGGCTTTTTGCTGCCATCCAGAGAGGCCCCTTCTTCAATCCACTGTTTGATTTTGGCGATGTTCGCCTCCGCCAGATTTTTCTTGGGTGGCATGTGGGCATCGTCATCCAGCTCCACCACCAGCGTCGTGTAGAAGTGGCTCTCCTTCAGGTTGCCGGGCTCAATGGTGCGGCCAGGCCCAATGTCCTTGGCAAAACGCTCCAGATTGTCGAAGACGAATCCCCCCTTTTCCTTGCCCGACTCCTCAGAGTGGCACTTGTAACATTCGGCTTTCAAGATGGGCTGGATGTCACGCTTGAAGTCCACCGCATGGACGGCAGCGGCGGGGAGAGCGACGAGGGCGGCAGGCAAAATGAATTTCATGGGCGGAACAAGAACGACGGTCCAATTGGCCCCCTTAGCAAAAAATGGGCAAAGTTGGACAATTTCAGACCGATCCAGCCCATGCCTCATTTGCCCGCATTTGCCATGACTTTCTGCAAGACAACCTCATCTCAAAACGGTTAAGACAAGGCGGTGCTCCGGTTCGTAAACGTAACAGCCGCTTCATCTCCCCTTTTTGCCTGACTCCCCCGCCATGTCCACGGTCGCCGTCCGCTCCGCCCAGCTCCCGCCCGCAGTGCCCATCACGGTACGGCGTTTCCGCCAGCCTAAAAAAAACATCCCGCAGACGAAGGTCGAGCGGGATCACATCCTGGGCACCATCCGCAAGTATCTGGAGACCGCCAAGCTCGTCCCACCGGCTCCCTTGGATGAGATGCGCTACCACGCGGAGAAGATCGTGGCCGACAACAACTTCAACCCGATCTATCGCGACTACATTGGGGTGCTCCTGAGCAATGAGCTCTGGCGTGAAACGCTGGCCACCATCCCCTACGAGAAACGGTTGCTCCTCATGCCCAAGTGCCTGCGGGTGGAGAGCAAGTGCCCGGCCCCGTTTGACGAATTTGGCCTGCTCTGCAAGCAGTGCGGCCTCTGCACCATCCAGGACTTCCAAAATGAGGCGGAGAAGCTCGGCTACGCCGTCCTCGTGGCTGAAGGGTCCGCCATCGTCATGAGCCTCATCCAGACCGGCAAGATCGAGGCCATCGTGGGCATCTCCTGCCTTCCCGTGCTGGAGCGCACCTTCCCCTATGTGGAAGCCGCCGC contains these protein-coding regions:
- a CDS encoding c-type cytochrome domain-containing protein; this translates as MKFILPAALVALPAAAVHAVDFKRDIQPILKAECYKCHSEESGKEKGGFVFDNLERFAKDIGPGRTIEPGNLKESHFYTTLVVELDDDAHMPPKKNLAEANIAKIKQWIEEGASLDGSKKPAAPSTAAAMPPPAAIQNWTNTEGRIIQATMLKLDGENVVLRMANGQVYNYPLSKLSPESQAQAKAGLK